A portion of the Gossypium arboreum isolate Shixiya-1 chromosome 8, ASM2569848v2, whole genome shotgun sequence genome contains these proteins:
- the LOC108467758 gene encoding protein HOTHEAD-like isoform X1 yields the protein MNLGWWWRLFAGALAGFLFFHGFAATETAPNYSFMYDATSASTLSYYDYIIVGGGTAGCPLAATLSQNATVLLLERGGSPYGNPNITKMASFGAALSDLSQSSPSQRFISEDGVINARARVLGGGSCINAGFYTRASDEYIKQAGWDGRLVKESYQWMEKSVAFEPSLGQWQSAVRDGLLEAGVMPSNGFTYDHIYGTKVGGTIFDQQGNRHTAADLLEYANPSGLTVFLHASVHKILFAIKVSMAGKRRPKAHGVVFRDTTGAKHKAYLKQGSKNEIIVSAGALGSPQLLMLSGVGPAQHLKSHDITVVLDQPLVGQGMSDNPMNAVFIPSPLPVEVSLIQVVGITHFGSYIEAASGENFAGGASSSPAVEYMNNLDETTFRGGFILEKVMGPISTGHLELRTRNPNDNPSVTFNYFKDPQDLQRCVQGIQTIEKIIESKAFFRFRYEFLSWPILLNMTANAPLNLLPKHYNPSMPLEVFCKDTVMTIWHYHGGCQVGKVVDLDYKVLGVDALRVIDGSTFNDSPGTNPQATVMMLGRYMGVKILSERIAN from the exons ATGAATCTTGGGTGGTGGTGGAGGCTTTTTGCAGGTGCCTTAGCTGGATTTCTCTTCTTTCATGGCTTTGCTGCCACCGAAACAG CTCCGAACTACTCGTTCATGTACGATGCAACATCAGCTTCAACATTATCATATTACGACTACATCATTGTCGGTGGTGGCACCGCCGGATGTCCATTAGCTGCCACATTATCTCAAAACGCCACCGTCTTGCTCCTTGAACGTGGTGGCTCCCCTTATGGTAACCCCAACATAACTAAAATGGCAAGCTTTGGTGCTGCCCTCTCTGACCTTTCCCAGTCATCCCCATCACAGCGGTTCATCTCCGAAGATGGCGTAATTAATGCACGTGCACGGGTGTTGGGTGGCGGAAGTTGTATCAATGCAGGATTTTACACACGCGCCAGCGATGAATATATCAA GCAAGCGGGTTGGGATGGACGATTAGTGAAGGAGTCGTATCAATGGATGGAAAAATCAGTGGCATTTGAGCCATCACTGGGGCAATGGCAGTCAGCTGTAAGGGATGGTCTGCTGGAGGCTGGGGTGATGCCATCCAATGGGTTTACTTATGACCATATTTATGGGACCAAAGTGGGTGGAACAATCTTCGATCAACAAGGGAATAGACACACGGCAGCTGATTTATTGGAGTATGCTAACCCCAGCGGGCTCACCGTCTTTTTGCATGCTTCTGTGCACAAAATCTTGTTTGCAATTAAAG TTTCAATGGCAGGGAAACGAAGGCCGAAGGCTCATGGAGTGGTTTTCAGAGATACAACAGGGGCCAAGCACAAAGCATATCTTAAACAAGGATCAAAAAATGAGATCATTGTATCAGCGGGAGCATTGGGAAGCCCGCAGCTGTTGATGTTGAGTGGAGTGGGGCCTGCACAACATCTCAAGTCCCACGACATCACGGTGGTGCTTGACCAGCCCCTGGTTGGCCAAGGCATGTCCGATAACCCCATGAACGCCGTCTTCATCCCATCTCCTCTTCCAGTTGAGGTTTCGCTTATCCAAGTTGTTGGTATCACCCATTTTGGAAGCTACATTGAAGCCGCCAGTGGTGAAAACTTCGCAGGTGGTGCTTCTTCCTCTCCAGCTGTCGAATACATGAACAATCTTGACGAGACAACTTTTAGAGGTGGGTTTATCCTAGAAAAAGTTATGGGTCCGATTTCAACAGGCCATTTGGAGCTTCGGACCCGAAATCCAAACGATAACCCATCAGTTACCTTCAATTATTTCAAGGATCCACAAGACCTCCAAAGATGTGTCCAAGGAATTCAAACCATTGAGAAAATCATAGAATCAAAGGCTTTCTTTAGATTCAGATATGAGTTTTTGTCTTGGCCTATTCTTCTCAATATGACTGCAAATGCCCCATTGAATTTGTTGCCTAAACATTACAATCCTTCAATGCCATTGGAAGTGTTTTGCAAGGACACTGTGATGACTATATGGCACTATCATGGAGGTTGCCAAGTTGGTAAAGTTGTTGATCTTGACTATAAGGTTCTAGGTGTGGATGCTTTAAGGGTTATCGATGGATCCACGTTCAACGACTCACCTGGGACTAATCCTCAGGCCACTGTAATGATGCTTGGACG GTACATGGGTGTGAAGATATTGAGTGAGAGAATAGCCAATTAA
- the LOC108467758 gene encoding protein HOTHEAD-like isoform X2, which produces MNLGWWWRLFAGALAGFLFFHGFAATETAPNYSFMYDATSASTLSYYDYIIVGGGTAGCPLAATLSQNATVLLLERGGSPYGNPNITKMASFGAALSDLSQSSPSQRFISEDGVINARARVLGGGSCINAGFYTRASDEYIKQAGWDGRLVKESYQWMEKSVAFEPSLGQWQSAVRDGLLEAGVMPSNGFTYDHIYGTKVGGTIFDQQGNRHTAADLLEYANPSGLTVFLHASVHKILFAIKGKRRPKAHGVVFRDTTGAKHKAYLKQGSKNEIIVSAGALGSPQLLMLSGVGPAQHLKSHDITVVLDQPLVGQGMSDNPMNAVFIPSPLPVEVSLIQVVGITHFGSYIEAASGENFAGGASSSPAVEYMNNLDETTFRGGFILEKVMGPISTGHLELRTRNPNDNPSVTFNYFKDPQDLQRCVQGIQTIEKIIESKAFFRFRYEFLSWPILLNMTANAPLNLLPKHYNPSMPLEVFCKDTVMTIWHYHGGCQVGKVVDLDYKVLGVDALRVIDGSTFNDSPGTNPQATVMMLGRYMGVKILSERIAN; this is translated from the exons ATGAATCTTGGGTGGTGGTGGAGGCTTTTTGCAGGTGCCTTAGCTGGATTTCTCTTCTTTCATGGCTTTGCTGCCACCGAAACAG CTCCGAACTACTCGTTCATGTACGATGCAACATCAGCTTCAACATTATCATATTACGACTACATCATTGTCGGTGGTGGCACCGCCGGATGTCCATTAGCTGCCACATTATCTCAAAACGCCACCGTCTTGCTCCTTGAACGTGGTGGCTCCCCTTATGGTAACCCCAACATAACTAAAATGGCAAGCTTTGGTGCTGCCCTCTCTGACCTTTCCCAGTCATCCCCATCACAGCGGTTCATCTCCGAAGATGGCGTAATTAATGCACGTGCACGGGTGTTGGGTGGCGGAAGTTGTATCAATGCAGGATTTTACACACGCGCCAGCGATGAATATATCAA GCAAGCGGGTTGGGATGGACGATTAGTGAAGGAGTCGTATCAATGGATGGAAAAATCAGTGGCATTTGAGCCATCACTGGGGCAATGGCAGTCAGCTGTAAGGGATGGTCTGCTGGAGGCTGGGGTGATGCCATCCAATGGGTTTACTTATGACCATATTTATGGGACCAAAGTGGGTGGAACAATCTTCGATCAACAAGGGAATAGACACACGGCAGCTGATTTATTGGAGTATGCTAACCCCAGCGGGCTCACCGTCTTTTTGCATGCTTCTGTGCACAAAATCTTGTTTGCAATTAAAG GGAAACGAAGGCCGAAGGCTCATGGAGTGGTTTTCAGAGATACAACAGGGGCCAAGCACAAAGCATATCTTAAACAAGGATCAAAAAATGAGATCATTGTATCAGCGGGAGCATTGGGAAGCCCGCAGCTGTTGATGTTGAGTGGAGTGGGGCCTGCACAACATCTCAAGTCCCACGACATCACGGTGGTGCTTGACCAGCCCCTGGTTGGCCAAGGCATGTCCGATAACCCCATGAACGCCGTCTTCATCCCATCTCCTCTTCCAGTTGAGGTTTCGCTTATCCAAGTTGTTGGTATCACCCATTTTGGAAGCTACATTGAAGCCGCCAGTGGTGAAAACTTCGCAGGTGGTGCTTCTTCCTCTCCAGCTGTCGAATACATGAACAATCTTGACGAGACAACTTTTAGAGGTGGGTTTATCCTAGAAAAAGTTATGGGTCCGATTTCAACAGGCCATTTGGAGCTTCGGACCCGAAATCCAAACGATAACCCATCAGTTACCTTCAATTATTTCAAGGATCCACAAGACCTCCAAAGATGTGTCCAAGGAATTCAAACCATTGAGAAAATCATAGAATCAAAGGCTTTCTTTAGATTCAGATATGAGTTTTTGTCTTGGCCTATTCTTCTCAATATGACTGCAAATGCCCCATTGAATTTGTTGCCTAAACATTACAATCCTTCAATGCCATTGGAAGTGTTTTGCAAGGACACTGTGATGACTATATGGCACTATCATGGAGGTTGCCAAGTTGGTAAAGTTGTTGATCTTGACTATAAGGTTCTAGGTGTGGATGCTTTAAGGGTTATCGATGGATCCACGTTCAACGACTCACCTGGGACTAATCCTCAGGCCACTGTAATGATGCTTGGACG GTACATGGGTGTGAAGATATTGAGTGAGAGAATAGCCAATTAA
- the LOC108467758 gene encoding protein HOTHEAD-like isoform X3, translating into MNLGWWWRLFAGALAGFLFFHGFAATETAPNYSFMYDATSASTLSYYDYIIVGGGTAGCPLAATLSQNATVLLLERGGSPYGNPNITKMASFGAALSDLSQSSPSQRFISEDGVINARARVLGGGSCINAGFYTRASDEYIKQAGWDGRLVKESYQWMEKSVAFEPSLGQWQSAVRDGLLEAGVMPSNGFTYDHIYGTKVGGTIFDQQGNRHTAADLLEYANPSGLTVFLHASVHKILFAIKVSMAGKRRPKAHGVVFRDTTGAKHKAYLKQGSKNEIIVSAGALGSPQLLMLSGVGPAQHLKSHDITVVLDQPLVGQGMSDNPMNAVFIPSPLPVEVSLIQVVGITHFGSYIEAASGENFAGGASSSPAVEYMNNLDETTFRGGFILEKVMGPISTGHLELRTRNPNDNPSVTFNYFKDPQDLQRCVQGIQTIEKIIESKAFFRFRYEFLSWPILLNMTANAPLNLLPKHYNPSMPLEVFCKDTVMTIWHYHGGCQVGKVVDLDYKVLGVDALRVIDGSTFNDSPGTNPQATVHGCEDIE; encoded by the exons ATGAATCTTGGGTGGTGGTGGAGGCTTTTTGCAGGTGCCTTAGCTGGATTTCTCTTCTTTCATGGCTTTGCTGCCACCGAAACAG CTCCGAACTACTCGTTCATGTACGATGCAACATCAGCTTCAACATTATCATATTACGACTACATCATTGTCGGTGGTGGCACCGCCGGATGTCCATTAGCTGCCACATTATCTCAAAACGCCACCGTCTTGCTCCTTGAACGTGGTGGCTCCCCTTATGGTAACCCCAACATAACTAAAATGGCAAGCTTTGGTGCTGCCCTCTCTGACCTTTCCCAGTCATCCCCATCACAGCGGTTCATCTCCGAAGATGGCGTAATTAATGCACGTGCACGGGTGTTGGGTGGCGGAAGTTGTATCAATGCAGGATTTTACACACGCGCCAGCGATGAATATATCAA GCAAGCGGGTTGGGATGGACGATTAGTGAAGGAGTCGTATCAATGGATGGAAAAATCAGTGGCATTTGAGCCATCACTGGGGCAATGGCAGTCAGCTGTAAGGGATGGTCTGCTGGAGGCTGGGGTGATGCCATCCAATGGGTTTACTTATGACCATATTTATGGGACCAAAGTGGGTGGAACAATCTTCGATCAACAAGGGAATAGACACACGGCAGCTGATTTATTGGAGTATGCTAACCCCAGCGGGCTCACCGTCTTTTTGCATGCTTCTGTGCACAAAATCTTGTTTGCAATTAAAG TTTCAATGGCAGGGAAACGAAGGCCGAAGGCTCATGGAGTGGTTTTCAGAGATACAACAGGGGCCAAGCACAAAGCATATCTTAAACAAGGATCAAAAAATGAGATCATTGTATCAGCGGGAGCATTGGGAAGCCCGCAGCTGTTGATGTTGAGTGGAGTGGGGCCTGCACAACATCTCAAGTCCCACGACATCACGGTGGTGCTTGACCAGCCCCTGGTTGGCCAAGGCATGTCCGATAACCCCATGAACGCCGTCTTCATCCCATCTCCTCTTCCAGTTGAGGTTTCGCTTATCCAAGTTGTTGGTATCACCCATTTTGGAAGCTACATTGAAGCCGCCAGTGGTGAAAACTTCGCAGGTGGTGCTTCTTCCTCTCCAGCTGTCGAATACATGAACAATCTTGACGAGACAACTTTTAGAGGTGGGTTTATCCTAGAAAAAGTTATGGGTCCGATTTCAACAGGCCATTTGGAGCTTCGGACCCGAAATCCAAACGATAACCCATCAGTTACCTTCAATTATTTCAAGGATCCACAAGACCTCCAAAGATGTGTCCAAGGAATTCAAACCATTGAGAAAATCATAGAATCAAAGGCTTTCTTTAGATTCAGATATGAGTTTTTGTCTTGGCCTATTCTTCTCAATATGACTGCAAATGCCCCATTGAATTTGTTGCCTAAACATTACAATCCTTCAATGCCATTGGAAGTGTTTTGCAAGGACACTGTGATGACTATATGGCACTATCATGGAGGTTGCCAAGTTGGTAAAGTTGTTGATCTTGACTATAAGGTTCTAGGTGTGGATGCTTTAAGGGTTATCGATGGATCCACGTTCAACGACTCACCTGGGACTAATCCTCAGGCCACT GTACATGGGTGTGAAGATATTGAGTGA
- the LOC108467758 gene encoding protein HOTHEAD-like isoform X4, whose protein sequence is MNLGWWWRLFAGALAGFLFFHGFAATETAPNYSFMYDATSASTLSYYDYIIVGGGTAGCPLAATLSQNATVLLLERGGSPYGNPNITKMASFGAALSDLSQSSPSQRFISEDGVINARARVLGGGSCINAGFYTRASDEYIKQAGWDGRLVKESYQWMEKSVAFEPSLGQWQSAVRDGLLEAGVMPSNGFTYDHIYGTKVGGTIFDQQGNRHTAADLLEYANPSGLTVFLHASVHKILFAIKGKRRPKAHGVVFRDTTGAKHKAYLKQGSKNEIIVSAGALGSPQLLMLSGVGPAQHLKSHDITVVLDQPLVGQGMSDNPMNAVFIPSPLPVEVSLIQVVGITHFGSYIEAASGENFAGGASSSPAVEYMNNLDETTFRGGFILEKVMGPISTGHLELRTRNPNDNPSVTFNYFKDPQDLQRCVQGIQTIEKIIESKAFFRFRYEFLSWPILLNMTANAPLNLLPKHYNPSMPLEVFCKDTVMTIWHYHGGCQVGKVVDLDYKVLGVDALRVIDGSTFNDSPGTNPQATVHGCEDIE, encoded by the exons ATGAATCTTGGGTGGTGGTGGAGGCTTTTTGCAGGTGCCTTAGCTGGATTTCTCTTCTTTCATGGCTTTGCTGCCACCGAAACAG CTCCGAACTACTCGTTCATGTACGATGCAACATCAGCTTCAACATTATCATATTACGACTACATCATTGTCGGTGGTGGCACCGCCGGATGTCCATTAGCTGCCACATTATCTCAAAACGCCACCGTCTTGCTCCTTGAACGTGGTGGCTCCCCTTATGGTAACCCCAACATAACTAAAATGGCAAGCTTTGGTGCTGCCCTCTCTGACCTTTCCCAGTCATCCCCATCACAGCGGTTCATCTCCGAAGATGGCGTAATTAATGCACGTGCACGGGTGTTGGGTGGCGGAAGTTGTATCAATGCAGGATTTTACACACGCGCCAGCGATGAATATATCAA GCAAGCGGGTTGGGATGGACGATTAGTGAAGGAGTCGTATCAATGGATGGAAAAATCAGTGGCATTTGAGCCATCACTGGGGCAATGGCAGTCAGCTGTAAGGGATGGTCTGCTGGAGGCTGGGGTGATGCCATCCAATGGGTTTACTTATGACCATATTTATGGGACCAAAGTGGGTGGAACAATCTTCGATCAACAAGGGAATAGACACACGGCAGCTGATTTATTGGAGTATGCTAACCCCAGCGGGCTCACCGTCTTTTTGCATGCTTCTGTGCACAAAATCTTGTTTGCAATTAAAG GGAAACGAAGGCCGAAGGCTCATGGAGTGGTTTTCAGAGATACAACAGGGGCCAAGCACAAAGCATATCTTAAACAAGGATCAAAAAATGAGATCATTGTATCAGCGGGAGCATTGGGAAGCCCGCAGCTGTTGATGTTGAGTGGAGTGGGGCCTGCACAACATCTCAAGTCCCACGACATCACGGTGGTGCTTGACCAGCCCCTGGTTGGCCAAGGCATGTCCGATAACCCCATGAACGCCGTCTTCATCCCATCTCCTCTTCCAGTTGAGGTTTCGCTTATCCAAGTTGTTGGTATCACCCATTTTGGAAGCTACATTGAAGCCGCCAGTGGTGAAAACTTCGCAGGTGGTGCTTCTTCCTCTCCAGCTGTCGAATACATGAACAATCTTGACGAGACAACTTTTAGAGGTGGGTTTATCCTAGAAAAAGTTATGGGTCCGATTTCAACAGGCCATTTGGAGCTTCGGACCCGAAATCCAAACGATAACCCATCAGTTACCTTCAATTATTTCAAGGATCCACAAGACCTCCAAAGATGTGTCCAAGGAATTCAAACCATTGAGAAAATCATAGAATCAAAGGCTTTCTTTAGATTCAGATATGAGTTTTTGTCTTGGCCTATTCTTCTCAATATGACTGCAAATGCCCCATTGAATTTGTTGCCTAAACATTACAATCCTTCAATGCCATTGGAAGTGTTTTGCAAGGACACTGTGATGACTATATGGCACTATCATGGAGGTTGCCAAGTTGGTAAAGTTGTTGATCTTGACTATAAGGTTCTAGGTGTGGATGCTTTAAGGGTTATCGATGGATCCACGTTCAACGACTCACCTGGGACTAATCCTCAGGCCACT GTACATGGGTGTGAAGATATTGAGTGA